A stretch of the Trueperaceae bacterium genome encodes the following:
- a CDS encoding metallophosphoesterase, producing MIKIIAVGDVHGQWPELWRVLKAASACDNQFEPTAMVKEGRYQVVCIGDLVHYKDDRAYAQAVGEEPFDADNPDHLRRAAKAQIRELYRFKNYVDHSCGNVTVILGNHDEVALDHGYDLSTRGGLRHDEFNPAKGGVELPEDLKEWFRGFAREKTFHGVHFAHAGPLPGMQQFDDFFYHDSDTKQWWYAKPELVRQAGHRFGVYGHTVMKDGIHIDKENGFAMIDALSNLQFLEMIVSEDRLDYTLLQL from the coding sequence GTGATCAAGATCATCGCCGTTGGCGACGTGCATGGGCAGTGGCCCGAACTCTGGCGAGTATTGAAGGCGGCGTCGGCTTGCGACAACCAGTTCGAGCCCACCGCGATGGTCAAGGAGGGCCGGTATCAGGTGGTCTGCATCGGCGACCTGGTGCACTACAAGGATGACCGCGCCTACGCGCAGGCGGTGGGCGAGGAGCCTTTCGACGCCGACAACCCAGATCATCTGAGGCGGGCGGCCAAGGCGCAGATCCGCGAGCTGTACCGGTTCAAGAACTACGTCGACCACTCGTGCGGCAACGTGACTGTGATCCTGGGAAACCACGACGAGGTGGCGCTCGATCACGGTTACGACCTTTCGACGAGGGGAGGGCTGCGGCATGACGAGTTCAACCCGGCCAAGGGTGGAGTCGAACTGCCCGAGGACCTCAAGGAGTGGTTCCGCGGCTTCGCCCGGGAGAAGACCTTCCATGGCGTTCACTTCGCTCACGCGGGTCCGCTTCCAGGCATGCAGCAGTTCGACGACTTCTTCTATCACGACAGCGACACCAAGCAGTGGTGGTACGCCAAGCCGGAACTCGTGCGTCAGGCGGGCCACCGCTTCGGCGTATACGGCCACACCGTGATGAAGGATGGCATCCACATCGACAAGGAGAACGGTTTCGCGATGATCGATGCCCTGTCGAACCTGCAGTTCCTGGAGATGATCGTCTCCGAGGATCGGCTGGACTACACGCTGCTCCAACTCTAG
- a CDS encoding ABC transporter ATP-binding protein, which translates to MIELPDSDVKTSRAAAPPALRLESLAKSFGSNRAVRGLDLEVRQGEFYALLGPNGAGKTTTLRMVAGLVEPDGGEAFVLGHSVQREPARAKSLLAFLPDEPLLYGKLRPLEYLEFVAGLWRVPAEEAAPRAKELLEWLDLWKNRYDLTETFSRGMKQKLGLAGGLIHRPRLMILDEPLTGLDAAAARDVKNLLSEYVADGNTVILTTHIMEIAERLAQRIGIISRGQLVAEGSLDDLRRASGDDDGTLENVFLELVESR; encoded by the coding sequence ATGATCGAACTCCCCGACTCCGACGTAAAGACCAGCCGGGCAGCCGCACCACCGGCGTTGCGCCTCGAATCTCTGGCGAAGTCGTTCGGCAGTAACCGGGCGGTCCGCGGCCTCGACCTCGAGGTTCGCCAGGGCGAGTTCTACGCCCTGCTCGGACCCAATGGAGCAGGCAAGACGACTACCCTGCGGATGGTGGCGGGCCTGGTCGAGCCCGACGGCGGCGAAGCTTTCGTCCTCGGTCACAGCGTGCAGCGTGAGCCGGCGCGGGCCAAGTCGCTGTTGGCGTTCCTGCCCGATGAACCGCTGCTCTACGGTAAGTTGCGGCCGTTGGAGTATCTGGAGTTCGTTGCTGGCCTCTGGCGTGTGCCTGCCGAGGAGGCGGCTCCCCGAGCGAAGGAACTGCTCGAGTGGCTCGACCTGTGGAAGAACCGCTACGACCTGACGGAGACCTTCTCGCGTGGCATGAAGCAGAAGCTCGGCCTCGCAGGGGGACTGATCCACCGGCCCAGGCTGATGATTCTGGACGAACCGCTCACCGGGCTCGATGCGGCCGCGGCGAGGGACGTGAAAAACCTCCTGAGCGAATACGTTGCCGACGGGAACACTGTCATCCTGACCACTCACATCATGGAGATCGCAGAACGCCTGGCCCAGCGGATAGGGATCATCAGCCGCGGGCAACTGGTCGCAGAGGGTAGCCTCGATGACCTCCGCCGGGCGAGTGGCGACGACGACGGAACGCTGGAGAACGTCTTCCTGGAGCTCGTGGAGAGCAGGTGA
- a CDS encoding nucleoside hydrolase produces MSRPAVILDCDPGHDDAIAIMAAARYCELLGITTVNGNVDLERTTRNALITCQVAGIDVPVHAGAARPLVAEPHHAQFIHGDSGLDGPVLPQLERSSASGDAVRFIIDTVRARDDVWLVAVGPLTNVALALRQAPDIAERLAGISIMGGGISFGNVTPTAEFNIFADPEAAAALFGAPLRRIMAPLDLTHQLLVDEAIIDRFRRTATPAGTFAADMLDFYTHAYARAFTGSKEGALHDPCALLAVSHPELFERQEMYVTVETRGEHTRGMTVADRRGVRSDLQPNTEVLTRIDPAVALDLLVESVS; encoded by the coding sequence GTGAGTCGCCCAGCGGTTATCCTCGACTGCGACCCGGGACACGACGACGCCATCGCCATCATGGCCGCAGCCCGCTACTGCGAACTGCTCGGCATTACGACGGTCAACGGCAACGTCGACCTGGAGCGCACCACCCGCAACGCCCTCATCACCTGCCAGGTTGCCGGGATCGACGTACCGGTGCACGCCGGAGCCGCCAGACCCCTGGTTGCCGAACCGCACCACGCCCAGTTCATACATGGCGACAGCGGGCTCGACGGACCGGTGCTCCCGCAACTGGAGCGCTCGAGCGCCAGCGGCGACGCAGTTCGCTTCATCATCGATACCGTTCGAGCGCGCGACGACGTCTGGCTGGTGGCCGTCGGTCCGCTCACCAACGTCGCGCTGGCGCTGCGGCAGGCACCGGACATCGCCGAACGGCTGGCGGGCATTTCGATCATGGGCGGGGGGATAAGCTTCGGGAACGTCACGCCGACAGCTGAATTCAACATCTTCGCCGATCCGGAAGCCGCGGCCGCACTCTTCGGCGCGCCGCTGCGGCGGATCATGGCGCCACTGGACCTCACCCACCAGCTGCTGGTCGACGAGGCGATCATCGATCGATTCCGCCGGACCGCCACCCCCGCTGGGACCTTCGCCGCCGACATGCTCGACTTCTACACGCACGCCTACGCGAGAGCGTTCACCGGGAGCAAGGAGGGGGCGCTTCACGATCCCTGCGCGCTCCTGGCGGTCAGCCACCCGGAGCTGTTCGAACGCCAGGAGATGTACGTGACCGTCGAGACGCGGGGCGAGCATACCCGGGGGATGACCGTCGCCGACAGGCGCGGAGTGCGAAGCGACCTGCAACCGAATACGGAAGTCCTGACCCGTATCGACCCCGCGGTTGCGCTCGACCTGCTCGTCGAGAGCGTGAGCTGA
- the ftsE gene encoding cell division ATP-binding protein FtsE, which translates to MVQFHHVTKTYPRTHTHALRDLDFRIRKGEFVYITGHSGAGKSTLLSLILRRILPTEGSVYLLGQDLAKLRESKLPFLRRRMGMVFQDHRLLSNLSALDNLVFTLRATGERGNLEQRALLALRQVSLAHKRKAFPIELSLGEQQRVAIARALVTNPPLLLCDEPTGNLDPDTSWEILELLNDVNIKGTTVVVATHSRDLVERLRRRTIVLRNGELVRDDETGGYSL; encoded by the coding sequence GTGGTTCAGTTCCACCATGTAACCAAGACCTATCCGCGGACGCACACCCACGCCCTGCGGGATCTGGACTTCCGCATCAGGAAGGGCGAGTTCGTCTACATCACCGGCCACTCCGGTGCAGGCAAGTCGACGCTCCTGTCGCTGATCCTCAGGCGCATTCTGCCCACCGAGGGCAGCGTCTACCTGCTGGGTCAGGACCTCGCCAAGCTGCGTGAATCGAAGCTTCCGTTCCTCCGCCGCAGGATGGGCATGGTCTTCCAGGACCACCGGCTTTTATCGAACCTGAGCGCCCTCGACAACCTCGTCTTCACGCTCAGGGCGACCGGCGAGCGGGGCAATCTCGAGCAGCGGGCTCTGCTCGCCCTTCGTCAGGTGTCGCTGGCTCACAAACGCAAGGCGTTCCCGATCGAGCTGTCGCTGGGCGAGCAACAGCGCGTGGCCATCGCTCGCGCCCTGGTCACGAATCCGCCCCTGCTCCTGTGCGACGAGCCTACGGGAAACCTCGACCCGGACACCTCCTGGGAGATCCTCGAGCTCTTGAACGACGTCAACATCAAGGGCACCACCGTCGTCGTCGCCACGCACTCACGCGACCTGGTCGAGAGGCTCCGCCGACGCACCATCGTCCTGCGCAACGGCGAGCTGGTTCGTGACGATGAAACCGGCGGTTACTCGCTCTAG